A stretch of Lathyrus oleraceus cultivar Zhongwan6 chromosome 6, CAAS_Psat_ZW6_1.0, whole genome shotgun sequence DNA encodes these proteins:
- the LOC127096468 gene encoding uncharacterized mitochondrial protein AtMg00810-like codes for MSKAWFSHIESYFVKEGSKSSSSEQTLFVKRKEGKFLIVCIYVDDLLFISDDKDLFNEFKCSMKNEFDMTDLGKMRYFLGIEVAHRGDGIFICQKKYDAEVIDIFGLQDYNSACNRIVPGQKVGRDETGVKIDPTVYKQIVGSLMYLTATCPDLMFVGEISNVIAYTDSDYVGDINDSKSILGYVFLISEGGVAWSLRKQPIITLLTTKVEYVVAATCAC; via the exons ATGTCAAAGGCTTGGTTCAGTCACATAGAATCTTATTTCGTCAAGGAGGGTTCCAAGAGCAGTTCTAGTGAACAAACCTTATTTGTCAAGAGGAAGGAAGGTAAATTTTTGATTGTTTGCATATATGTTGATGATCTGTTATTTATTAGTGATGATAAAGATCTATTTAATGAGTTCAAGTGTTCCATGAAGAATGAGTTTGACATGACAGATTTAGGAAAAATGAGATATTTCCTTGGAATAGAAGTGGCGCATAGAGGTGATGGAATATTTATATGTCAAAAGAAATATGATGCTGAAGTTATTGACATATTTGGATTGCAAGACTACAACTCTGCTTGCAATCGAATTGTTCCAGGACAAAAAGTTGGCCGTGATGAAACTGGTGTGAAAATCGATCCAACCGTATACAAGCAAATAGTGGGTAGCCTAATGTATCTCACTGCAACATGTCCTGATCTGATGTTTGTG GGAGAAATAAGTAATGTCATAGCCTATACTGATAGTGACTATGTAGGGGATATAAATGATAGCAAGAGCATATTAGGTTATGTGTTTCTAATAAGTGAAGGAGGTGTAGCATGGTCCTTAAGAAAACAGCCCATCATAACTCTTTTGACCACTAAAGTTGAATATGTGGTAGCTGCCACATGTGCATGTTAA
- the LOC127096467 gene encoding uncharacterized protein LOC127096467, which produces MVNRNQNTDSVIRQIQHDDMATTNNLAAMVERIMVGNEVNFGLRRYLIEAGDISNNESLRIKFFPSSLIKNAFTWFTTLPQSSIHTWNQLERMFHEQFYMGQTKISLKELASIKRKFIELIDDYLNRFRLLKARCFTQVLEHELVEMAAGGLDYSIRKKLDSQYLRDMAQLADRVRQLERLKEEKARANNNKRLAYVDFSNNDEGPCNGPSDFDENEIDLAELKQGPPYACRVLAPSNGKNPIELEKNDKFPKKTYTFDVTKCDEIFDLLVKDGQIIVPSGAKLPPLEKTKKIGFFKYHSVAPRKMRIRLKRSTIARSQ; this is translated from the exons ATGGTAAATAGAAACCAAAACACCGATAGTGTCATACGGCAGATTCAACATGACGATATGGCAACAACTAATAATCTAGCAGCCATGGTCGAAAGGATTATGGTTGGAAATGAGGTAAACTTTGGCCTTCGAAG ATATTTAATCGAGGCAGGAGACATTTCGAACAACGAAAGCCTTAGGATAAAGTTTTTCCCAAGTTCTCTCATAAAGAatgccttcacatggttcaccaCCTTGCCACAAAGTTCGATTCATACTTGGAATCAGTTAGAGAGAATGTTTCATGAGCAGTTTTATATGGGACAAACGAAGATAAGTCTGAAGGAATTGGCTAGTATTAAACGAAAGTTTATTGAGCTAATTGATGACTATCTGAATAGGTTTCGATTACTCAAAGCTAGGTGTTTTACGCAAGTGCTAGAGCATGAACTGGTTGAAATGGCCGCTGGGGGCCTTGACTATTCTATTAGGAAGAAATTAGATAGCCAGtatttgagagatatggcccaacTGGCTGATAGGGTTCGACAGTTAGAACGCTTGAAGGAAGAAAAAGCTAgagcaaataataataaaagactAGCCTATGTCGATTTCAGCAATAATGATGAAGGGCCCTGTAACGGGCCTTCAGACTTTGACGAAAATGAAATCGACCTTGCTGAGTTGAAGCAAGGGCCACCTTACGCGTGTAGGGTTTTGGCCCCGTCAAATGGAAAAAACCCTATTGAACTAGAAAAGAATGATAAATTTCCTAAGAAAACTTACACTTTCGACGTTAcaaaatgtgacgaaatcttcgatTTGTTAGTTAAGGATGGTCAAATCATTGTACCCTCGGGTGCTAAACTTCCTCCTTtagaaaaaacaaagaaaatagGGTTTTTCAAGTACCAtagtgtcgcacctcgaaaaatgagaataCGACTTAAGCGAAGTacaatcgcacgctcgcaatga
- the LOC127091378 gene encoding GEM-like protein 7 isoform X3, translating into MISLLHELVVATPTIYDQFQKPDNRYLLDSVSHKCQYPSNHQSKSRASCNQKKRSRKGDSNSEISGTLRTNITETIKRKLSLGAQILQMGGVEKVFMKYFSVMEGERLLKVCHCYLSTTSGPLAGLLFISTEKVAFCSERSIKVFNKKGQMCRIRYKVSIPVKKIKSVRQSENVEKPRQKYINIVTVDNFDFWLMGVSKYYKTYKYLEQATSQT; encoded by the exons ATGATCTCACTTCTTCACGAGCTAGTTGTTGCAACTCCAACCATATATGACCAGTTTCAAAAGCCTGATAACAGATACTTGCTTGATTCAGTCTCTCACAAATGTCAATACCCATCCAATCATCAAAGCAAAA GTAGAGCAAGTTGTAACCAGAAAAAGCGCAGCAGGAAGGGCGATAGTAATTCTGAAATTTCAGGGACACTAAGGACAAACATAACGGAAACTATTAAAAGGAAGTTGAGCTTAGGGGCTCAAATTCTTCAAATGGGCGGAGTGGAGAAAGTGTTCATGAAGTATTTTAGTGTGATGGAGGGGGAGAGGTTATTGAAAGTTTGCCATTGTTATCTGTCCACCACATCTGGCCCTCTAGCTGGTCTCCTCTTCATCTCCACCGAAAAGGTTGCATTTTGCAGCGAGAGATCAATAAAAGTCTTTAATAAGAAAGGGCAAATGTGTAGGATCCGCTATAAG GTTTCCATTCCAGTGAAGAAGATAAAGAGTGTGAGGCAAAGTGAAAATGTTGAGAAGCCAAGACAGAAATACATAAATATAGTTACAGTTGACAATTTTGATTTCTGGCTTATGGGTGTATCAAAATATTATAAGACTTACAAATATCTGGAACAGGCGACTTCTCAAACTTAA